One stretch of Vicinamibacteria bacterium DNA includes these proteins:
- a CDS encoding DUF362 domain-containing protein translates to MMEDANRTCPKTGRPIPSPSPRTRDLRPLTILGFASLAWFLIRVVPKPTRATYPCQRAAAPLAAGFLAWLASLAAPAVLFRKARALSVAGRSRSAWLLAAAAAVAGGAWSLTSFPALLRAHAATEPPYVLFDGPLEPVGIGRGIVPGRVVWVHDPKAVHWELTGSWWEDAYNDQAAIDGMLSHSLQWLTNQKTDAKAWDALFRHFNRTHGRGNAGYKAGEKIAIKVNLNNTTGHNTIPRLNTSPHLTLSLVKELVGVVGLKPSAITILDPSRFVPSNLYDKVHGSYPDVVFVDHIGGDGRIKAEFKLGAIPFSSPGGNATGIATAALEATYLIDASVLKGHVSSGVTLSAKNLFGLTSIDPDWHKNAHNGFGPKRDGTPSYSAFTDFLGHKDMGEKTVLFLMDALYANDLVDDPPHLKWKMPPFNGQWPASLLASQDGVALDSVSLDFLRSEWPNLADLSYCDDYMREAALADNPPSKTVYDPEGDGTRLTSLGVHEHWNDAVHKKYSRNLGTDKGIELYTGPE, encoded by the coding sequence ATGATGGAAGACGCTAATCGAACGTGCCCCAAGACCGGACGGCCAATCCCTTCGCCGTCGCCGCGAACACGAGACCTGCGGCCCCTGACCATTCTGGGCTTCGCCTCCCTGGCCTGGTTCCTGATCCGTGTGGTGCCCAAGCCGACTCGCGCGACTTATCCCTGCCAGAGGGCAGCAGCGCCCCTGGCGGCGGGATTCCTTGCGTGGCTGGCGAGCCTCGCGGCGCCGGCGGTTCTGTTCCGAAAGGCTCGCGCTCTCTCGGTGGCGGGCCGATCAAGATCGGCGTGGCTCCTCGCGGCGGCTGCGGCGGTCGCGGGCGGAGCCTGGTCGCTGACGAGTTTTCCCGCCCTGCTCCGCGCGCACGCGGCAACCGAACCGCCCTACGTGCTGTTCGACGGCCCGCTGGAGCCAGTCGGCATCGGTAGAGGCATCGTCCCCGGCCGCGTGGTCTGGGTGCATGACCCCAAGGCCGTGCACTGGGAGCTGACGGGCTCCTGGTGGGAGGATGCCTACAACGACCAGGCGGCCATCGACGGCATGCTCTCCCACTCCCTCCAGTGGCTGACCAACCAGAAGACGGATGCCAAGGCCTGGGACGCGCTCTTCCGGCACTTCAACCGGACACATGGGCGTGGGAACGCGGGCTACAAGGCTGGCGAGAAGATCGCCATCAAGGTCAACCTCAACAACACGACGGGGCACAACACCATTCCCCGACTGAACACGTCGCCGCACCTGACGCTATCGCTCGTGAAAGAGCTCGTCGGTGTCGTCGGCCTGAAGCCTTCCGCGATCACGATCCTGGACCCCAGCCGCTTCGTGCCTTCAAACCTGTACGACAAAGTCCACGGTTCGTATCCCGACGTCGTGTTCGTCGACCATATCGGCGGCGATGGCCGGATCAAGGCCGAGTTCAAGCTGGGCGCCATCCCGTTCTCGAGTCCCGGCGGCAATGCCACCGGCATCGCGACCGCCGCGCTCGAAGCGACCTATCTGATCGACGCATCGGTTCTCAAGGGGCACGTGTCCAGCGGCGTCACCCTCTCGGCGAAGAACCTGTTTGGTTTGACCAGTATCGATCCCGACTGGCACAAGAACGCGCACAACGGCTTCGGCCCCAAGCGGGACGGCACGCCGAGCTACTCGGCTTTCACGGATTTCCTGGGACACAAGGACATGGGGGAGAAGACGGTGCTGTTCTTGATGGACGCGCTCTACGCCAACGACCTCGTGGACGATCCACCGCACTTGAAGTGGAAGATGCCGCCGTTCAACGGCCAATGGCCCGCGAGCCTGCTCGCATCCCAGGACGGCGTAGCCCTCGACTCGGTATCCCTGGACTTCCTGCGGTCGGAGTGGCCGAATCTCGCGGACCTCTCCTACTGCGACGACTACATGCGCGAGGCCGCGCTGGCCGACAATCCCCCGTCCAAGACGGTCTACGACCCCGAGGGCGACGGAACTCGGCTCACGAGCCTCGGAGTCCACGAGCACTGGAACGACGCCGTCCACAAAAAGTACTCCCGGAACCTCGGGACAGACAA